A single Acidaminococcus sp. DNA region contains:
- a CDS encoding fumarylacetoacetate hydrolase family protein produces the protein MRLVTLKIFGLEVAGTKAKNGVVTISTLNEALNTKYPLDMMALIQAQAIPEITKWYNAGGKEKLDTLDAVPYEKCVYGPLYRNPKRIFGIGLNYSDHAGDIGTPPPVGFPGSFFKMADTLIGPGDTIYLPKLKEAQKTTAEAELGIILGKDCRDVSEENWQDAIVGYTTILDMTEESILKGNDYLKGNPRYLTIVKNFPTFFSFGPELVTPDEVPDVLKLEIQSVHNGEVHAKNTVDHMTHKPARLISLHSSIQGWYAGDVLSTGTPRAFHIQEGDIAECRIYGPNGFAMEPLKNPVIDLKKH, from the coding sequence ATGCGTCTTGTTACCCTGAAAATTTTTGGTCTGGAAGTCGCAGGCACCAAAGCCAAAAATGGTGTTGTTACCATCAGCACCTTGAACGAAGCCCTGAACACCAAGTATCCGCTGGATATGATGGCACTGATTCAGGCCCAGGCCATTCCTGAAATCACGAAGTGGTATAACGCAGGCGGCAAAGAAAAACTCGATACCCTGGATGCCGTCCCGTATGAAAAATGCGTCTATGGTCCGCTCTACCGCAATCCGAAACGGATTTTTGGTATCGGCCTGAACTATTCCGATCACGCCGGTGATATCGGCACGCCGCCTCCTGTCGGCTTCCCCGGCAGCTTCTTCAAGATGGCGGATACGCTGATCGGCCCGGGCGACACCATTTATCTGCCCAAGCTGAAAGAAGCCCAGAAGACGACAGCAGAAGCAGAACTCGGCATCATCCTTGGCAAAGACTGCCGCGATGTATCTGAAGAAAATTGGCAGGACGCCATTGTCGGCTACACCACGATTCTTGATATGACGGAAGAATCCATCCTGAAAGGGAATGATTACCTGAAAGGAAATCCCCGTTACCTCACCATCGTGAAAAACTTCCCGACTTTCTTCTCCTTCGGCCCGGAACTGGTAACGCCGGACGAAGTGCCGGATGTACTGAAACTGGAAATTCAAAGTGTCCATAACGGTGAGGTTCATGCCAAAAATACCGTTGATCATATGACCCACAAACCGGCTCGTCTGATTTCGCTGCACAGCAGCATCCAGGGCTGGTATGCCGGGGATGTGCTCTCTACCGGTACACCGCGTGCCTTCCATATCCAGGAAGGCGACATTGCCGAATGCCGCATCTACGGCCCGAACGGCTTTGCCATGGAACCGCTGAAAAACCCCGTTATCGATTTGAAAAAGCATTGA
- a CDS encoding iron-containing alcohol dehydrogenase family protein, producing the protein MLQANFANKIVYGENSLEFLEKVEMSRVVVFADRVFCEYNKDVLELMNSIFEKRNVKHWLFYDEGKEPTLGFVKENSKKLIETQPDLIIAIGGGAVMDSVKVMEVYYEHPDITDEALMNRFNLPPVQRKARLLYIPTTSGTGSEVSPIAVIYVPTGNPQVPQVKKGIADYQLIPHYVVLDPRFTVTVPFKITGATGLDAFAHCIEAYVNKNPKNSFTDLFALEGMKRIVANLPIVLKEPGNLKARAQMQIAATMGGIALAGRGSGASHGSGKQLATLVHMPHGTSVAPPMEQVIRLNSRKCLKEYAEVARYLGVEAATDEEAVEGLIKEWNKLMEVTKTPKTISELGISQDKFNASLETIVKNAQNDPAMKGNPVVLTADEIKQIYLNLNK; encoded by the coding sequence ATGCTGCAGGCCAACTTTGCGAACAAGATTGTGTATGGAGAGAACTCCTTGGAGTTTTTGGAGAAGGTTGAAATGAGTCGGGTGGTTGTATTTGCGGATCGGGTTTTTTGCGAATATAACAAGGACGTTTTGGAGCTGATGAACTCTATATTTGAAAAAAGAAACGTCAAACATTGGCTCTTCTACGACGAAGGAAAGGAACCTACTCTAGGATTCGTTAAGGAAAATTCTAAAAAGCTGATTGAGACTCAACCGGATTTAATTATTGCCATTGGCGGTGGGGCAGTAATGGATTCGGTCAAAGTCATGGAAGTGTACTATGAGCATCCTGACATTACGGATGAGGCTTTAATGAATCGGTTTAATCTTCCTCCCGTACAGCGTAAAGCCAGACTGCTCTATATTCCGACGACGAGCGGGACAGGATCCGAGGTTTCTCCAATTGCTGTAATTTATGTACCTACGGGAAATCCTCAGGTTCCGCAAGTAAAGAAAGGAATTGCAGATTATCAATTGATTCCTCATTACGTGGTGCTGGATCCTCGGTTTACGGTAACCGTGCCATTTAAGATTACCGGAGCAACCGGACTGGACGCTTTTGCACATTGTATAGAAGCTTACGTTAATAAGAATCCTAAAAACTCCTTCACAGATTTATTTGCATTGGAAGGTATGAAAAGGATAGTTGCTAATTTGCCGATCGTTTTAAAAGAACCTGGTAATCTTAAGGCCAGAGCTCAGATGCAGATTGCCGCAACGATGGGTGGTATCGCCTTGGCCGGAAGAGGTTCAGGCGCTTCCCATGGATCTGGTAAACAACTTGCAACATTGGTTCATATGCCTCACGGCACATCTGTAGCACCTCCGATGGAACAAGTGATTCGCCTGAACTCCAGGAAATGTCTTAAGGAGTATGCAGAGGTTGCCAGATATTTAGGCGTGGAAGCAGCAACCGATGAAGAAGCTGTTGAAGGGCTGATCAAAGAATGGAACAAACTGATGGAAGTTACCAAAACTCCAAAGACCATTAGCGAGTTGGGAATCAGTCAGGATAAATTCAATGCTTCTTTGGAGACTATTGTTAAGAATGCTCAAAATGATCCTGCAATGAAGGGAAACCCAGTTGTTTTAACGGCCGACGAAATTAAACAGATTTATTTGAACTTAAATAAATAG
- a CDS encoding LysR family transcriptional regulator, translated as MLFNTEYFRVLCQSESISSAAKKLHVSHQNLSKYIKNLEKEYHTTLFTRSPKLTLTESGKAMLSSMEDITVIEENLKTRIEEIHKSNVGILRIGTPEGRFRIVFPPISAKMQQEYPQVRMVPTAAPSFRLKELLLRNELDIALIDRDFIDPIHFRQHSVLEETLYLVVSSKLIQDFGHMEMWKQFSNDGADLIQLRNMPFILNHENSISRRCIDEWCVAHGIKIYPVMELSQMDLHILLSAQNYAASFCWSMYLPLITEQNQLHKDNLLRVFPIKNFPAHNHIVIASLKDKVIPAFGKTFCKLMRELFFDIKPPVSV; from the coding sequence ATGTTATTCAACACAGAATATTTTCGAGTCCTTTGTCAATCTGAAAGCATTTCCTCAGCGGCGAAAAAGCTTCACGTCTCCCATCAGAATTTAAGCAAATATATTAAAAATTTAGAAAAAGAATATCATACGACACTCTTTACCAGGTCTCCTAAACTTACGTTAACTGAATCTGGAAAAGCTATGCTAAGTTCCATGGAAGACATAACTGTCATAGAGGAAAATTTAAAAACGCGTATCGAAGAAATACACAAATCTAATGTTGGGATTCTCCGGATTGGTACACCGGAAGGTCGCTTTCGAATTGTCTTTCCTCCGATTTCAGCTAAAATGCAGCAAGAGTACCCTCAAGTACGTATGGTTCCGACCGCGGCTCCATCTTTTCGTCTAAAAGAGTTACTCCTGCGCAATGAATTAGATATCGCCCTAATTGATCGAGATTTCATAGATCCGATTCATTTTCGTCAACATTCTGTACTAGAAGAAACGTTATACCTTGTAGTATCGAGCAAGTTAATACAAGATTTCGGCCACATGGAGATGTGGAAACAATTTTCCAATGATGGGGCCGATCTCATCCAATTAAGAAATATGCCATTTATTTTAAATCACGAGAACTCAATTTCCAGACGCTGCATCGATGAGTGGTGTGTAGCCCATGGCATTAAAATCTATCCAGTAATGGAATTATCTCAAATGGACCTTCACATCCTTTTAAGCGCTCAAAATTATGCTGCTTCTTTTTGCTGGTCTATGTACCTACCTTTAATCACGGAACAAAATCAACTGCATAAAGATAACCTGTTAAGAGTTTTTCCCATAAAAAATTTTCCAGCACACAACCACATCGTTATTGCCTCTCTTAAAGATAAAGTCATCCCTGCCTTTGGAAAGACCTTCTGCAAGCTTATGAGGGAGCTCTTTTTTGATATCAAGCCCCCAGTATCTGTTTAG
- a CDS encoding SDR family oxidoreductase, with translation MDLGLKGKVALVLSSASGIGKGIATEFAREGATVAIATAPAFMKDLEQAQADIEKETGNRPYIFTYDVKDPESITKMVNEVGTKLGGIYALVNHCPGPKAGHFEDLTEADWADGYEKCLHSYTFSIRAALPFMKKAGEGRILNSTSSSIKQALDNLILSNTFRMGVVGMSKTLARELGQYGILVNVMGPGRIYTARIKYLNGIRGSKLGISEEEYTKRDSASFPQKRYQQVDEYGRMAVFLCSAANTAVTGQHLLCDGAMTQAY, from the coding sequence ATGGATTTAGGATTAAAAGGTAAAGTTGCTCTCGTTCTTTCTTCTGCTTCCGGTATCGGTAAAGGTATTGCCACTGAATTTGCCCGTGAAGGCGCTACCGTAGCTATTGCCACGGCTCCGGCTTTCATGAAGGATCTGGAACAGGCTCAGGCTGATATTGAGAAAGAAACAGGCAATCGTCCTTATATTTTCACTTATGACGTCAAAGACCCCGAAAGCATCACAAAGATGGTAAACGAAGTCGGTACCAAGTTGGGCGGTATCTACGCACTCGTAAACCACTGCCCGGGTCCGAAAGCCGGTCATTTTGAAGATCTGACCGAAGCAGACTGGGCTGATGGCTACGAAAAGTGCCTGCACAGCTACACCTTCTCCATCCGTGCTGCACTGCCGTTCATGAAGAAGGCCGGCGAAGGCAGAATCCTCAACAGCACTTCTTCCTCCATCAAACAAGCCCTGGATAACTTGATTCTGTCCAACACTTTCCGTATGGGTGTGGTCGGCATGAGCAAGACCCTCGCCCGCGAACTGGGGCAGTATGGTATTCTGGTCAACGTCATGGGGCCGGGCCGCATCTATACGGCACGCATTAAGTACCTGAACGGAATCCGCGGTTCCAAGCTCGGAATTTCCGAAGAAGAATACACCAAACGCGACAGCGCCAGCTTCCCGCAAAAGCGCTATCAGCAAGTTGACGAATATGGCCGCATGGCAGTATTCCTCTGCTCTGCCGCCAATACGGCTGTCACCGGACAGCATCTCCTCTGCGACGGTGCTATGACCCAGGCTTACTAA
- a CDS encoding aldehyde dehydrogenase family protein, translating to MAKEVTPEQIAMIDEMVARAHKALDVIATYDQARVDRLCQAVAAAVCDMKVWGPICDEAVAETNLGDRISKRNKRNKIKLILRDCLRQPSVGIIEEIPEKGIVKYAKPAGVIASLVPTTNPCLTPAGQIVYAIKARDVMICSPHPRAKNVTNKCIDIIRQTLVREGAPADIIQGIKDPSINLSKALMERCDLVIATGGRPMVKSAYSSGTPAYGSGAGNATVIIDDTCNTPERLKEAAENTRISKTSDFGSGCSCDGNLVIHESIYDDFVKALVAEGAYLANEEEAEKLKRVMWDENGHRLPNTVAISPQKLALTAGFEIPEDRKFIAVTGGGINDIGKDHFFSSEKLTTLLALFKYEGEFENALDMMRKIFDVGGKGHSCGIYSFSDDHINRLGLAAPVSRIMVRQPNNKGNAGSPTNGMPPTSSMGCGTWGGNIVSENITLKHYMNTTWVARPIPKDLPSNEELFGDFFKPGMDEE from the coding sequence ATGGCTAAGGAAGTAACCCCTGAACAGATTGCAATGATTGATGAGATGGTAGCACGTGCTCATAAAGCACTTGACGTCATCGCTACCTATGATCAGGCTCGTGTTGACAGACTTTGCCAGGCAGTAGCGGCAGCTGTCTGCGACATGAAAGTATGGGGCCCGATTTGCGACGAAGCTGTTGCAGAAACGAACTTGGGTGATAGAATTTCTAAGAGAAATAAGAGAAACAAAATCAAATTAATTCTGAGAGATTGTCTGCGTCAGCCCAGCGTGGGCATTATTGAAGAAATTCCGGAAAAGGGCATTGTAAAATATGCAAAACCGGCCGGCGTCATTGCTTCTCTGGTACCGACGACGAACCCTTGCCTGACACCTGCTGGTCAGATTGTATATGCAATCAAGGCAAGAGACGTTATGATTTGCTCTCCGCATCCTCGTGCAAAGAACGTAACCAACAAGTGCATTGATATTATTCGTCAAACGCTGGTTAGAGAAGGTGCTCCCGCCGATATTATTCAAGGCATTAAAGATCCTTCCATTAACTTGTCTAAAGCGCTGATGGAAAGATGCGATCTGGTTATTGCTACCGGCGGTCGTCCAATGGTTAAGTCGGCATATTCTTCCGGTACTCCTGCATATGGCTCCGGCGCAGGCAATGCAACGGTTATTATTGATGATACGTGCAATACTCCGGAACGTCTGAAGGAAGCTGCGGAGAACACTCGAATTTCTAAGACTTCCGACTTTGGATCCGGCTGCTCCTGCGATGGTAACCTGGTCATTCATGAATCTATTTATGATGATTTTGTTAAGGCATTGGTAGCAGAAGGTGCTTATCTTGCAAATGAAGAAGAAGCGGAAAAGCTGAAGAGAGTAATGTGGGACGAAAATGGTCATCGTCTTCCGAATACCGTTGCAATCAGTCCGCAAAAGCTGGCATTGACTGCTGGGTTTGAAATTCCGGAAGATCGTAAGTTCATTGCAGTAACAGGCGGCGGTATCAACGACATCGGTAAAGATCACTTCTTCTCCAGTGAAAAACTGACCACACTGCTGGCCCTCTTCAAATACGAAGGCGAATTTGAAAATGCTCTGGATATGATGAGAAAGATCTTTGATGTTGGTGGTAAAGGCCACTCCTGCGGTATCTATTCCTTCAGCGACGATCATATCAATCGTCTGGGGCTGGCTGCTCCTGTATCCCGGATTATGGTTCGTCAACCTAATAACAAGGGTAACGCAGGTTCGCCGACAAATGGTATGCCTCCTACCTCCTCCATGGGCTGCGGTACCTGGGGCGGCAATATCGTATCTGAAAATATTACCCTGAAGCATTATATGAACACAACATGGGTAGCTCGTCCAATTCCGAAAGATCTGCCCAGCAATGAAGAACTGTTTGGCGATTTCTTCAAGCCTGGCATGGATGAAGAATAA
- a CDS encoding hydroxymethylglutaryl-CoA lyase: protein MVNEELPKSITICEVGTRDGLQNEKTMVSVEDKVKLIDDMAAAGFKVIEVGSFVSPKAVPQMANTDEVFKKIKKVKGVEYRALIANLRGVTRAIDCGCHKVKLNVSASTAHNLANLNCTPEESVGRFGECVQKAKEAGLDVSGSISMVFGSPWDKEIPLSDVKRIVEAYLAVGVSEISLSDASGMAYPVQVKRICKEMRKSYPEVKWWLHFHNTRGLGIANIMAGLECGFTNFDTSFAGVGGCPFVPGAAGNVATEDVLHMCDESGIDTGVDLDKAIQISREVVRIIGHSTDSYILRAGKSKDLIREIPTRQIKNQTLAKK, encoded by the coding sequence ATGGTGAATGAAGAACTTCCAAAATCCATTACTATCTGTGAAGTAGGTACCAGGGATGGACTTCAGAATGAAAAAACGATGGTCTCTGTCGAGGATAAGGTAAAATTAATAGATGATATGGCCGCAGCTGGTTTTAAGGTAATCGAGGTCGGATCTTTTGTAAGTCCAAAAGCTGTCCCTCAAATGGCAAACACAGATGAAGTCTTTAAAAAAATAAAAAAGGTTAAAGGCGTGGAGTATCGTGCTTTGATTGCCAACTTAAGAGGTGTGACCAGAGCTATAGACTGCGGGTGCCACAAAGTTAAATTGAATGTATCGGCAAGCACTGCACATAATCTTGCAAACCTGAATTGCACGCCGGAAGAAAGTGTTGGTCGTTTTGGTGAATGTGTTCAAAAAGCAAAAGAAGCAGGGCTGGACGTGTCCGGATCTATTTCGATGGTATTTGGTTCTCCCTGGGATAAAGAAATCCCTCTTTCGGATGTAAAAAGAATTGTTGAGGCATATCTGGCCGTTGGAGTATCAGAAATCTCTTTGTCTGATGCTTCGGGTATGGCATATCCGGTTCAAGTTAAAAGAATCTGTAAGGAAATGCGCAAATCTTATCCGGAGGTGAAATGGTGGCTGCATTTCCATAATACCAGAGGATTGGGGATTGCCAATATCATGGCTGGTCTGGAATGCGGGTTCACTAACTTCGATACAAGTTTTGCCGGTGTTGGCGGGTGCCCGTTTGTGCCTGGTGCAGCTGGCAATGTCGCAACGGAAGATGTACTGCATATGTGTGATGAGTCTGGAATTGACACAGGGGTAGACCTGGACAAGGCAATCCAAATAAGCAGGGAAGTTGTTCGCATTATTGGTCACAGTACGGATAGTTATATCCTCCGAGCTGGTAAGTCGAAGGATCTGATTCGTGAGATTCCTACAAGACAGATCAAAAATCAGACATTAGCTAAAAAATAA
- a CDS encoding LysR family transcriptional regulator, with product MKLLQLQYFQTLAKMLHYTKAAEALHISQPSLSYAIAELEKELKVPLFIRAKKKISLSPYGECFLEYVNQALDMLDKGVDYIHSMKNANAGTVTIGYIYSLSTTLIPEVIDAFKREQSNTDIKFKYVQDLQTGLVDALKDEKVDLIISADTDPDLISVPLFTQELYLMVHKSHPLAKRDSVSFSEIAHEPFIMLDSSSALRKLLDKRFQRIRVKPNIVAEANECAAALQYVAQNDGVTIVPDIHLTSLMPVKRIKIASSGFVRTIYISWKSEITLIPPVHRVRDYIISYLHGTNSF from the coding sequence ATGAAATTACTACAGCTTCAATACTTTCAGACGCTTGCAAAAATGCTTCATTATACCAAAGCAGCTGAAGCACTGCATATTTCTCAGCCTAGCCTGAGTTATGCGATTGCAGAACTTGAAAAAGAGTTAAAAGTTCCTCTTTTTATAAGAGCAAAGAAGAAAATTAGCCTCAGTCCATATGGTGAATGCTTTCTGGAATACGTAAACCAAGCACTGGATATGTTGGATAAGGGCGTGGATTATATTCACTCCATGAAAAATGCCAATGCCGGAACTGTCACAATAGGATACATCTATAGTCTGAGTACAACTCTTATTCCAGAAGTTATTGATGCCTTTAAAAGGGAACAAAGCAATACAGACATAAAATTTAAATATGTCCAAGATTTGCAGACTGGATTGGTGGATGCCTTAAAAGATGAAAAAGTCGATTTAATCATCTCTGCTGACACTGATCCGGATTTAATTTCAGTACCATTATTTACCCAAGAACTGTATCTCATGGTTCATAAAAGTCATCCGTTGGCAAAAAGAGACAGTGTTTCGTTTTCCGAAATTGCTCATGAACCATTCATTATGCTCGACTCAAGCAGTGCGCTCAGGAAATTGCTCGACAAACGTTTCCAAAGAATCCGTGTTAAACCCAATATTGTGGCAGAAGCAAATGAATGTGCAGCTGCCCTGCAATATGTAGCACAAAATGATGGAGTTACCATTGTCCCCGACATCCATTTAACATCCCTGATGCCTGTCAAAAGGATTAAAATTGCTTCATCTGGTTTTGTACGTACAATTTACATATCCTGGAAAAGTGAGATTACCTTAATCCCTCCCGTTCACAGAGTAAGAGATTACATTATATCCTATCTACACGGAACGAATTCTTTTTAA
- a CDS encoding LeuA family protein — translation MKRRVSPYNVVPQIAHPPIICDVTLREGEQTAGVSFSQAEREHFIELLEAAHLPQVQLYNTWHGEQVDERAMQINADLCAVPRKYLKTEVLNFNTSDMKQLKQMIDLQAETKPDIIHASFSLNAATEEALVDEEHRIQETAEYIASKGLECNISLINATRSDARILARMVKAAAKSGASRVRLADTVGVADPSGIENMCRTALSALEGTSTILGIHTHNDFGLGLADALAAIRAGASLVDGSVNGLGERCGNASLVEIIMALEGMYGIKTGIDCTLLLKIAQYVSQISGIPIPTNMPFVGKYAFSDSLAAHILMSVKDPLAVQGILPEEFGSKRLAFLSKNITEEALWVLVQRQGLSLKKDDMKELYNLICREIDAQKGKVLTEEDLPRLAKEL, via the coding sequence ATGAAACGGAGAGTTAGCCCCTATAATGTAGTTCCACAAATTGCGCATCCGCCGATTATTTGTGACGTGACTTTGCGTGAAGGTGAACAAACTGCCGGCGTCAGTTTTTCGCAAGCAGAGAGGGAACACTTTATAGAGCTATTGGAGGCTGCACACCTGCCTCAAGTTCAATTATACAATACTTGGCATGGAGAACAAGTTGATGAGCGGGCCATGCAAATTAATGCTGATCTTTGTGCGGTTCCTCGTAAGTATTTAAAAACTGAAGTACTTAACTTCAATACATCTGATATGAAACAATTAAAGCAGATGATTGACTTGCAGGCTGAAACGAAGCCGGATATTATTCATGCTTCTTTTTCATTGAATGCTGCAACTGAAGAGGCGCTGGTGGATGAAGAACATCGTATTCAGGAAACTGCAGAATATATTGCTTCTAAAGGTCTCGAGTGCAATATTAGTTTGATTAATGCAACACGTTCCGATGCTCGTATTCTTGCTCGTATGGTCAAGGCTGCTGCTAAATCCGGTGCATCCAGGGTCAGACTGGCTGACACCGTAGGGGTGGCAGATCCGAGCGGAATTGAGAATATGTGCCGCACTGCATTGTCTGCACTCGAAGGGACTTCAACGATTCTTGGAATTCACACTCACAACGATTTTGGCTTGGGCTTGGCAGACGCATTAGCTGCTATACGGGCAGGTGCTTCACTTGTGGATGGCTCGGTTAACGGCCTGGGTGAGCGATGCGGAAATGCATCTTTGGTGGAAATAATTATGGCGTTGGAAGGTATGTATGGGATTAAAACCGGAATTGATTGTACATTGCTGTTAAAAATAGCTCAGTATGTGTCCCAGATATCTGGAATTCCTATTCCCACAAACATGCCCTTTGTTGGAAAGTATGCTTTCTCCGATAGCTTGGCAGCTCATATCCTCATGTCTGTTAAAGATCCATTGGCGGTACAAGGTATTTTACCGGAAGAATTTGGAAGCAAACGACTTGCATTTCTTTCGAAAAATATCACTGAGGAAGCGCTGTGGGTATTGGTGCAACGACAAGGGCTGTCTCTAAAAAAAGACGATATGAAAGAACTGTATAACCTCATTTGCCGGGAAATTGATGCACAGAAGGGTAAAGTTCTAACGGAGGAAGATTTGCCAAGGCTGGCAAAGGAATTATGA